One segment of Asaia bogorensis NBRC 16594 DNA contains the following:
- a CDS encoding ABC transporter ATP-binding protein translates to MFPVVIESLSKNYGAKRVLDQVSLTLEPGSITALLGPNGAGKTTLIGCLLGLLQPDSGSIRVWGQSADALTPSLRERIGFVPQTMTGLTWFRVQELLDYLAAFHNSQPRADAGSTTQPCEDKSWSQWASLDPKSRISALSGGERQRLAIVLALRFSPDLIVLDEPVASLDPLARHDFIALLAETVKQRGATVLLSSHIISDLERICDRFVTLNKGQIISTVDSCQFNSHIRHLAQWPDAHHGLRVLVDLPDGSVWVEGWTPAHEALGLTVLPGDLEAFFLALTR, encoded by the coding sequence ATGTTTCCAGTTGTGATAGAGAGCCTTTCCAAAAACTACGGCGCAAAGCGCGTGCTGGATCAGGTCTCTCTCACTCTGGAACCGGGCAGTATTACAGCTCTGCTTGGTCCCAACGGAGCGGGCAAGACCACCCTGATTGGTTGCCTGCTTGGCTTGCTGCAACCGGATTCTGGTTCGATCAGGGTCTGGGGCCAGTCAGCGGATGCGCTTACACCATCACTCCGTGAGCGGATTGGTTTTGTTCCGCAGACAATGACCGGCCTTACCTGGTTTCGCGTTCAGGAATTGCTCGATTATCTGGCGGCCTTCCATAACAGCCAACCACGAGCAGACGCAGGCAGTACAACGCAGCCATGCGAGGATAAAAGCTGGTCGCAATGGGCCAGCCTTGATCCGAAATCGCGTATCTCGGCTCTCTCAGGGGGCGAAAGACAGCGTCTGGCCATCGTGCTGGCCTTGCGCTTTTCACCCGATCTTATCGTGCTGGATGAACCCGTTGCCAGCCTCGATCCCCTCGCCCGCCACGATTTCATCGCCCTGCTGGCAGAAACCGTGAAGCAGCGCGGCGCAACAGTGCTGCTTTCATCGCATATCATCTCCGATCTGGAGCGGATCTGCGATCGCTTTGTAACACTGAACAAGGGCCAGATCATCAGTACGGTCGATTCCTGCCAATTCAACAGCCATATTCGCCATCTCGCCCAATGGCCCGACGCGCATCACGGACTTCGCGTCCTTGTCGATCTTCCTGACGGAAGTGTCTGGGTTGAAGGCTGGACACCCGCCCATGAAGCTCTTGGCCTGACAGTGCTACCCGGCGATCTGGAAGCCTTCTTTCTGGCGCTGACGCGATGA
- a CDS encoding DUF7830 domain-containing protein, whose amino-acid sequence MKVAKLDGNPISAADAITYRERTGKKGYIYACPECGTPARIHKDADQDGHFEHKMRVAECSLSHVSR is encoded by the coding sequence ATGAAAGTGGCCAAGCTAGACGGGAATCCGATAAGCGCTGCTGATGCCATCACTTATCGAGAGAGGACTGGGAAAAAAGGCTATATCTATGCCTGCCCGGAATGTGGAACGCCCGCGAGAATTCACAAGGATGCCGATCAGGATGGTCATTTCGAGCACAAGATGCGAGTGGCAGAGTGTTCCCTCTCGCATGTGAGCCGCTGA